A DNA window from Pristis pectinata isolate sPriPec2 chromosome 29, sPriPec2.1.pri, whole genome shotgun sequence contains the following coding sequences:
- the LOC127584267 gene encoding probable G-protein coupled receptor 139: MYRPLILQTKDMFYPILAVFGFPANLLTIIVLSRGKCGLSKCISAYMMIMAVSDLSVININVVLYKLLINRLSHTFLHHTNFLIAIVYLMGVSLELSQWCTVAFTVDRYVAMCCQKFKTKYCRVKTMRILAALILILISLENIPHLFVFQPLGITGNISWGIEFRLEAFNSPAFVAFTRLKSFRDLFCVFGLIFLFNGLTVRHILVSSKSRRGFRSQWKENRRDTEMESRRKSIVLLFSVSVSFLLLWLPATVTHFIAGHTMHSDRDYSSPELIAALTGALLAHLSSWTNTWPWVEIPREDVISLSTLRALNNCGSRDARAVLQPRHHSDMAHTPVFSPGNHPWTASE; this comes from the exons ATGTATCGGCCCCTGATCCTCCAGACGAAAGATATGTTTTACCCGATTCTAGCAGTCTTTGGTTTCCCCG CGAACTTGCTGACAATTATCGTTCTCTCCCGAGGGAAGtgcggtctttccaaatgtatcagCGCCTACATGATGATCATGGCAGTGTCGGATTTATCGGTCATCAACATCAATGTCGTTCTCTATAAACTTTTAATTAACCGTCTGTCACACACATTTCTGCATCACACGAACTTCCTTATCGCTATTGTGTACCTGATGGGCGTCAGTCTGGAATTGTCACAGTGGTGTACAGTCGCCTTCACCGTCGACCGATATGTTGCCATGTGTTgtcagaagtttaaaacaaagtactgcagagtgAAAACAATGAGAATCCTTGCAGCACTAATCCTGATCCTGATTTCCTTGGAGAATATCCCCCACTTATTCGTATTTCAACCTCTAGGAATAACTGGCAATATTTCTTGGGGTATAgaattcagactggaggcctttaACTCGCCAGCATTTGTGGCGTTCACCCGACTGAAATCATTTCGAGATTTATTCTGCGTCTTTGGTTTAATATTTCTATTTAATGGGTTGACCGTCAGGCATATCTTGGTGTCTAGCAAATCCCGAAGGGGATTTCGGAGTCAATGGAAGGAGAATCGTCGTGACACAgaaatggagagcagaagaaaatcCATAGTATTACTGTTCAGTGTATCGGTCAGCTTCCTGTTACTGTGGCTGCCGGCAACTGTGACCCATTTTATCGCCGGTCACACAATGCATTCCGATCGCGACTATTCCTCTCCAGAACTTATCGCTGCTCTTACTGGAGCTCTGCTCGCGCACCTGAGTTCCTGGACAAACAC TTGGCCTTGGGTGGAAATTCCGCGGGAAGATGTCATTTCACTAAGTACACTTAGGGCGTTGAATAATTGTGGTAGCAGAGACGCCCGTGCGGTACTCCAGCCCAGACACCACTCA GACATGGCGCACACCCCAGTGTTCTCTCCTGGGAACCATCCGTGGACAGCCTCGGAATGA